TTAAAGAGGATACTAACGCTAAAATTGAAGAGAACAATGCTAAAATAGCGGAGTTAAAATTGAAAATTAAAAATGCGGGTAAGGATATTGATAAAGCATATCAAAGAAATATTGATACAATAGAACAAAAAAACAAAGATCTTAAAATCAAAATTGACTCATATAAAAATGATGTCAATAGCGATTGGAATTCTTTTAAAAGAGAATTAAACCATGATGTAGATGAACTTGGAAAAAGCTTAAAAGACTTTACGGTCGATAACAAAAAATAAACACTCTATATTGTTGTAATAGTCAATGATTACAACAAATTATTAATTTTTAATAAAACAGAAATCATGAGCAATCTACTTTACACAGTCGCAGTAATACTTGTCCTTTTTTGGGCAATTGGATTCTTTGCCTACAGTGCTGGATCAATAATACATATACTACTTGTAATTGCATTAATTGCAGTAATTTTAAGAATAATACAAGGCAGAAAAATATAGTAATTAAATCAAATAAGAAGTTTTAGATGGAGTTACAACTGAGCTGTTTTAGGAATAGTATTATTATATCTAAGGCTTAACAATTTATAGATTTAAAATCTTGTAGTTATAAAGTAACACTGAATACTAAAAGATAGGCATTTTAATTGCCTATCTTTTTTTGTAAAAAAATCACTATTTTTACTTTCAAACTTTATAAAATGAATGAGAACGAACAATTAATACATAAATTCTACACTGCTTTCGCTAAAGCTGATGCAAAAACGATGTGCGAATGTTATCACAATGCGATTCAATTTCAAGATCCTGCCTTTGGAAAGCTCAATGGAAACGATGCTTGTCAGATGTGGAATATGTTGATGGAAAAAAGTAAAGGAAACATCAAAATTGAATTTTCTGACATCACAGCTGATAATTTTTCAGGTTCAGCCAAATGGATTGCTACATATAATTTTAGTAAAACTAATAGAAAAGTTATCAATGAAATTCATGCTCAATTTCAGTTTCGAGATGGTTTAATTGTAAATCATATTGATTATTTTGATATTTGGAAGTGGTCTAAACAAGCATTAGGTTTTAAAGGTTTGCTATTAGGATGGACTGGTTTTATGCAAAAGCAAATTCAGAAACAAGCTATGACTTCATTACAAAATTATATTAAAACTCACTCTTAATGTCTTTAGAAGTTTTAAAAGTCTTATTTAATAGAGATTTAAATAAGTTAAAATTAGAAATTGAATCCTACCACAATGAAAGTACGATTTGGTGCATAGAAAAATCAATAGTAAATTCAGCTGGAAATTTATGTTTACATTTAATAGGTAACCTAAACACCTATATAGGAGCACAAATTGGAAATACAAATTATATAAGAAATCGACAACTTGAGTTTTCGAATAAATTTGTTCCAAGAGCTCTACTTATTGCTGACATAGAAGCTACAATACTAATGATTAACAGTACTCTCGATCAACTTATAGATGAAGATTTAAAACAAGAACACTCCTATTTAGTTTTTGAGAGTAAAACTTCCTTAGAATATTTATTGATGCATCTCACAACACATTTGACTTATCATTTGGGTCAAATTAATTATCATAGGAGATTGTTAGATAATTAGCATTACTTAATCAATCTCATCTATAATCAGCAGATTTGCTTTTTATTATTTACAAATTGGATTGTGCAGCTTAATTAAATAGCCATATACTCTTCAACAAAGGATATTTTTTTGCTAGAAACACTACATATTACAATAAATTATTTTAAAATATAAATTTTTAACACAATTAAACTGATTAAAATAAATAACTATAAGTTTTACCTATAACGTAATAGATATAAAAAATAATCATCAAAACAAAGAAAAGATCAAATAAACAACTACTTAATTATAAATACTTTAATTATTATTTAAAAATAAATAGCAACATCAATCAAGCCTTTAAATTCCTTAAATTTACTAGTATAAATTAGTTTTTATTAAAGAAAACATGTTAACTAAATAATTTTATTAAAATGAAAAGTACGACAGAAATATTATATTTTAAAACAGGGAATTGGAATAATGCAATTGATGTTTATGATTTTGTATTGCAGAATATATCTCCTTATGAAGGTGATCAAAGTTTTTTAGCAGGTCCATCAGAGAAAACAAATAAACTATGGAATGTTTGCAAAGAAAATTTACTTGAAGAAAGAAAGAAAAATGGTTGCTTAGCAATAGATACGACTACCATATCAAATCTTACCTCATTTGGACCAGGCTATATTGATAGAGAAAATGAAGTTATTGTAGGTTTACAAACCGATATGCTCTTAAAAAGAGCGATGAAGCCATTCGGAGGTATCAAATTGGTAGAATCTGCTGTAGCAGAAAGAGGATTGAAAGTTTCGGATGAAGTAGTAAAAATATTTAATTACGCTAAAGATCACAATCAAGCCGTTTTTAGTGCTTATGATAGTGAGATTAGAGCCTATCGCTCTAAACATCTGCTAACTGGTTTACCAGACAATTATGCAAGAGGAAGAATCATAGGTGACTTTAGAAGAGTTGCACTTTATGGAATAGACAAACTTATAGAAGCAAAAAAAGAAGATTTTGCTTCTATTTCTGGTGAAATGACTGATCACAAAGTACGTCTTAGAGAAGAAATTTCAGAACAGATCAAAGCTTTACAGGATATGAAAATCATGGCCAATTCTTATGGCATTGATATTTCTGTTCCTGCAACCAATGCAAAAGAAGCTGTTCAGTTTACTTATTTAGCTTATTTAAGTGCCGTAAAAGAACAAGATGGAGCTGCAATGTCTCTAGGGAATGTTTCGTCATTTTTGGATATTTATATTGAAAATGATTTAAAATCAGGTTTAATAAACGAATCAGAAGCACAAGAATTTATTGATCAATTTGTTATGAAACTTCGTTTGGTACGTCATTTACGCCCAGGTGCTTATGATGAAATTTTTGGAGGAGACCCAACTTGGGTGACCGAAGCTATTGGAGGACAGCTTAACGACGGAAGAACTAAAGTGACTAAAACTTCATTTAGATTTTTACAGACATTATACAATTTAGGAGCTTCTCCGGAACCAAACTTGACTATTCTATGGTCACAAAGTTTGCCTCAAGGATTTAAAGATTTCTGTGCAAAAGTTTCTATTGATACTTCTTCGCTTCAGTATGAAAATGATGATTTAATGCGTATAAACAGAGGATCTGATGATTACGGAATCGCTTGCTGTGTTTCTTATCAAAAAATTGGTAAAACTATTCAGCACTTTGGAGCTCGTGCTAATTTGCCTAAAGCTTTATTGATGGCTTTAAATGGCGGTCGTGAAGAAGACAAAGGATCTGTTGTTATTAAAAACATTCCTCAGATGGCTGATGGTACTTTGGATTATGATTCAGTAATGAATATCTTCAAAACTACTTTAGCTGAAGTTGCAAGAGTGTATGCAAAATCAATGTATATTATTCATTACATGCATGACAAATACTATTATGAAAGAGCTCAAATGTCTCTGATTGATAGTGATCCAAATATTGATATTGCTTATGGTGCAGCAGGGATTTCAATTATTGCCGATTCATTATCAGCAATAAAATACGCAAAAGTTACACCAGTTAGAAATGACATTGGATTAACCGTAGATTTCAATATAGAAGGAGAATTTCCAAAATTCGGAAATGACGATGACAGAGTAGATAGTATCGCTCAGGAAATCACTACTATATTTATTGATGAGTTAAGAAAACACAAAGCATATAAAAATGCTACTCCTACTCTATCTTTATTAACCATTACTTCAAATGTAATGTACGGTTCTAACACAGGTTCAACACCTGATGGACGCAAAGGTGGTGAAGCTTTTGCACCTGGAGCAAATCCTATGCACGGCAGAGATACACATGGAGCTATTGCTTCTTTAAATTCTGTTAGTAAATTGAAATATGAAGATGCTCAGGATGGTATATCCTATACTTTTACGATGGTACCAAAATCGTTAGGATCTGATAAGGAAGAGCAAGTTTCAAATTTAATAACTATTTTGGATAGTTACTTTGGAAGAAATGCACACCACTTAAATGTGAATGTTTTGGATAAAGAAACACTATTAGATGCTTATAATCATCCTGAAAATTATCCTCAGTTAACGATAAGAGTTTCAGGATATGCTGTAAATTTTGTTCGATTGTCTAAAGCACATCAGCTTGAAGTTATCAACAGAACTTTCCATGAAAATTTGTAAACTAACACAACTAATAAATTTTGAATTAAACCACATTAACCTGTCTAGAAAAAACAAATCAAGTTTAATTTAGACAGGTTTTTTTAAATCTTTTTATTGAATGTATTTTCCACAGCAACACTATACAGATGATTCGATAGACTCTCACAACACTGATTTATTACGAATCCATTCTATTGAAACATTAGGAACTCATGATGGTCCGGGAATCAGAATGGTAATCTTTGCTCAGGGATGCCAATTTCGATGTTTGTACTGTCAAAATCCCGATACTTTAGATATTCATGGCGGAACATTTATACCTATTGAAGAACTTTTAGAAAAGGCATTACATCAAAAATCTTATTTTGGTAAAAATGGAGGTATTACTGTTTCTGGTGGTGAACCTTTATTGCAACGAGAAAAGTTAATTCATTTTTTTGATCGTTTACACGAAAATGGCATTCATACTTGTTTGGATTCAAATGGAAGAGTATTAGATTCTAAAACTGAACAATTACTAGAAAGAACCGATTTATTGTTATTGGATGTCAAACACATCAATAAAGAGTGGCATAAAAAGCTTACTGGTGTTAAAAACAAAACAACGCTTCGATTAGCTGAATATAGAGAAAGTACTGGCAAACCAATGTGGTTGCGATATGTGCTAGTACCTGGCTGGAGTGATCAAGAAGAATATCTTCATGAGTGGGGGAAATATTTCACTTTCTATAAAACAATAGAGAGAGTTGAAATTATTCCTTTCCATCAAATGGGGAAACACAAATGGGAAATGTTAGGCTTAGAATATCAATTGGCTGATACCATTCCGCACACAGCTGAAGAAGTAAATAAAGCTGCTGAGATATTCAAGTTATACTTCAAAAATGTAAAAATCAAATAAAATACATTTTAAAATATTTTATTACAATAATTATAATTATGTCAAAAAACAAGTATTTGATAGTAGTGGCCGGAATGGTCATGCAGCTATCAATAGGATCTATTTATGCTTATAGCAAATGGATTGAACCTTTATCCAAAGAATTAAACTGGGATGCTCATGATACCAAAACTGGATTTAGTTTAGCCATTTGCTTCCTAGGACTAACAGCTGCTTTTATGGGGAAATTTGCTCAAAAAATTGGACCTACAAAAGGAGGACTTATTGCAGCTGCATTTTTAACAATAGGATTATTAGGCAGCGCTTTGTCTGTCAAATTAAATTCAATGTATTTATTCTATTTAACTTTTGGGGTAATACAAGGTATTGGCTTAGGATTTGGATATATTGTCCCCGTCTATACCGTTGTGAAGTGGTTTCCTGATCGTCCAGGACTAGCGTCTGGCATCATTATCATGTCATTTGCCTTAGGCTCTTTATTAACATCATTTTTAATTGGCCCATTATATACATCTATAGGACTAACTGGTGCATTTACTGCTTTAGGAATTGTTTATGGATTTTGTATGCTATTAAGTTCATTATATTTGGCTAATCCAATTAGTACTTCTGAAGTTCACCATACACATATAGATTTGACTCCAAAAGAAATTATAACTGACAAACGTTTTATCGCGTTATGGATATTATTATTTTTAAATGTATGCGGAGGTATCGCCATAATCTCAAAAGCAGCAGTTCTTGGAGAAGAAGTTGTTGGAATGAATTCTGTTCAAGCCACCATGTTCGTAGCAATCATTGGTTTATTTAACGGAATTGGACGTTTGTTTTGGTCCAGTATTTCAGATAAAATTGGCTGTTGGACTACTTTTATGATTTTTATAGGAATCAACGCAGCTTGTTTTGCACTAATCCCTACATTTTCAACAAATCAAATTTCATTTCAAGTTTTAACTTTTATTATAATTGCTGGTTATGGCGCAGGATTTGCTACAATGCCTTCGTTTGTAAAAGAAATTTTTGGAATCGAAAAATATGGTCCTGTACTTGGCTACACTTTGACAGCATGGTCAGCCGCTGCATTTGTTGGCCCACTATTATTAGGTCTAACCACTGATATTACTATTTTCTATTTATTTGCCATATTATTACTCATTGCCTTGTTTGTTGGTTTATGGCTCAAAACATTGTTGCTAAAACCAGTTATGGATAATAAAAAAAAGGCTCAAACTAAAGTTTGAGCCTTTTAAATTTAAAAACTATATCGATTATTTTTTAATAATCTTTTTCAAACATTCTTGACCATTTTCAAAATGAATCTTAACAAAATAAATCCCCGAAGGCAAACTATCTACGTCAATAGTATTATTATTTACTTTACCAGATTGAACTGCGACTCCATTGATTGATAGAATTTGATAATCCAAAACTGTTAGATCAGAACTAATTTGCAATAAGCTACTAACTGGATTTGGATATAAAGCCACTGAAGTGCCAGTAGTAACTTCTTCTTTTACTCCAAGTTTTGCAGTACTTGCTCCCCAAGAATATGAATATCCATTGGTTTTATTCAATAAATCAGCAGTTTGATTTGCAGTTCCAGTCGAACCATTATTAAAAATTAAATTAACAGATGTTGGTCCAGTTATGGTATATTTATAAAAACCATTAGTATCTGCAACCATAGCTACACCTGGCCAAGTAGTACTAGCAACACTTCCTGTTGGGACAGCATTCCAATAATGTACTTTTGGCGTACCTGTCCATGTAGTCGGCGGTTTAAAATAAACAGTCAAGGTTGGAACTGTAACAAAAGTATACACCTCAGTTTTTATTGAAGATAAAGTACCCGCTGTATTTTTAACCAATGTTTTTACTGTTGTGTTAGCAGTAATAGAAAGTGTTTTTGTACCAACCGCTGA
The Flavobacterium sp. 5 DNA segment above includes these coding regions:
- the pflB gene encoding formate C-acetyltransferase, translating into MKSTTEILYFKTGNWNNAIDVYDFVLQNISPYEGDQSFLAGPSEKTNKLWNVCKENLLEERKKNGCLAIDTTTISNLTSFGPGYIDRENEVIVGLQTDMLLKRAMKPFGGIKLVESAVAERGLKVSDEVVKIFNYAKDHNQAVFSAYDSEIRAYRSKHLLTGLPDNYARGRIIGDFRRVALYGIDKLIEAKKEDFASISGEMTDHKVRLREEISEQIKALQDMKIMANSYGIDISVPATNAKEAVQFTYLAYLSAVKEQDGAAMSLGNVSSFLDIYIENDLKSGLINESEAQEFIDQFVMKLRLVRHLRPGAYDEIFGGDPTWVTEAIGGQLNDGRTKVTKTSFRFLQTLYNLGASPEPNLTILWSQSLPQGFKDFCAKVSIDTSSLQYENDDLMRINRGSDDYGIACCVSYQKIGKTIQHFGARANLPKALLMALNGGREEDKGSVVIKNIPQMADGTLDYDSVMNIFKTTLAEVARVYAKSMYIIHYMHDKYYYERAQMSLIDSDPNIDIAYGAAGISIIADSLSAIKYAKVTPVRNDIGLTVDFNIEGEFPKFGNDDDRVDSIAQEITTIFIDELRKHKAYKNATPTLSLLTITSNVMYGSNTGSTPDGRKGGEAFAPGANPMHGRDTHGAIASLNSVSKLKYEDAQDGISYTFTMVPKSLGSDKEEQVSNLITILDSYFGRNAHHLNVNVLDKETLLDAYNHPENYPQLTIRVSGYAVNFVRLSKAHQLEVINRTFHENL
- the pflA gene encoding pyruvate formate-lyase-activating protein, producing MYFPQQHYTDDSIDSHNTDLLRIHSIETLGTHDGPGIRMVIFAQGCQFRCLYCQNPDTLDIHGGTFIPIEELLEKALHQKSYFGKNGGITVSGGEPLLQREKLIHFFDRLHENGIHTCLDSNGRVLDSKTEQLLERTDLLLLDVKHINKEWHKKLTGVKNKTTLRLAEYRESTGKPMWLRYVLVPGWSDQEEYLHEWGKYFTFYKTIERVEIIPFHQMGKHKWEMLGLEYQLADTIPHTAEEVNKAAEIFKLYFKNVKIK
- a CDS encoding DinB family protein; amino-acid sequence: MSLEVLKVLFNRDLNKLKLEIESYHNESTIWCIEKSIVNSAGNLCLHLIGNLNTYIGAQIGNTNYIRNRQLEFSNKFVPRALLIADIEATILMINSTLDQLIDEDLKQEHSYLVFESKTSLEYLLMHLTTHLTYHLGQINYHRRLLDN
- a CDS encoding nuclear transport factor 2 family protein; this encodes MNENEQLIHKFYTAFAKADAKTMCECYHNAIQFQDPAFGKLNGNDACQMWNMLMEKSKGNIKIEFSDITADNFSGSAKWIATYNFSKTNRKVINEIHAQFQFRDGLIVNHIDYFDIWKWSKQALGFKGLLLGWTGFMQKQIQKQAMTSLQNYIKTHS
- a CDS encoding lmo0937 family membrane protein gives rise to the protein MSNLLYTVAVILVLFWAIGFFAYSAGSIIHILLVIALIAVILRIIQGRKI
- a CDS encoding OFA family MFS transporter codes for the protein MSKNKYLIVVAGMVMQLSIGSIYAYSKWIEPLSKELNWDAHDTKTGFSLAICFLGLTAAFMGKFAQKIGPTKGGLIAAAFLTIGLLGSALSVKLNSMYLFYLTFGVIQGIGLGFGYIVPVYTVVKWFPDRPGLASGIIIMSFALGSLLTSFLIGPLYTSIGLTGAFTALGIVYGFCMLLSSLYLANPISTSEVHHTHIDLTPKEIITDKRFIALWILLFLNVCGGIAIISKAAVLGEEVVGMNSVQATMFVAIIGLFNGIGRLFWSSISDKIGCWTTFMIFIGINAACFALIPTFSTNQISFQVLTFIIIAGYGAGFATMPSFVKEIFGIEKYGPVLGYTLTAWSAAAFVGPLLLGLTTDITIFYLFAILLLIALFVGLWLKTLLLKPVMDNKKKAQTKV